One Pectinophora gossypiella chromosome 10, ilPecGoss1.1, whole genome shotgun sequence genomic window, CGGTCGAGTGGGGTACCCCGGGGTCTACACGCGCGTTACGAAATACCTCTACTGGATCCGACACAACGCACGCCACGGTTGCTTCTGCGCAGACTGAAGGACAATCTATTGTTCAACAATCACAAATACTATGTAGCAATACTTAGGTTATTTATGCGCCCTTTTAGTTTAAGTACTACTATTATCAatgaattaaatataaataacccGCATGTGACATGTTGTTTTGAAATACCATCTTTTGCCATTGCCAAAATTTGCTTGCCCATCCATCCATGGTTAGTGTTAATGGTAACATGTTTCCTTTGAGTTTGCTATTCGGTTTTTACTTTGTGCAATTTTCGGTGAGTATCATTTTGTATTTGTGACATATAGCAACTTATACATTACTGTGATAAGAATATAAAGTGCATTTTTGTTTTCAGTCTGCCTTTTTCGGAACGGGAGGAATATTCGGCCATGTTTTAAGATACCAGAAGTTGTGTTTATGTCgtgagttgttttttttttttgtttaatttcttCGATGACCAGGGTGTCCTTTTTATTTACTCTGTGGCTTGTTATGgtctgataataatattatgttaatatgtTTTAGGATGCGGTGTGAGCGGTGTGACGCAGTTTCCTGACAGTTTTAGCAACGTTCGTCTGCTAGACGGTCAATCTGTGTCTCCCCACCAATTTCCCTGGTTGGCTTCAATAAAGATTGACAATAGAACCATCGCAGGCGCACTCATATCTGACAAACATGTTCTTACCGCTGCATCGCCATTGTATGGGTAATATTATTGttcaatacatattataataaataaataaataaaataaaaatattcttaagtCCATAATACATAATTCCATTCTATTTATCtgcgtaaaaatatttttgttattcgtTTGACGCGATTTTTTGTGCATTTGCTccaagaaatatatatataaataaacataatatatataaacaaacaattaaacaaTTTGCAATATTCATAATCTATTCCGAACGAACAGTAATATTACATTCCAGAATACCGCCAAACCGTGTATCGGTAACCCTTGGCTTGCACGATGGATGTACCAGGAATCCAGCACTCAGCAGTAGTATAGAGACAGTGATATTACATTCGGCCTATGTATCAGGCTACAGCTATAATGACATAGCTCTATTACGACTAAGGCATGTTGTGCCATTCAGCCAATTCATATCGCCTATATGCATGCCTGATTTCCGTAAGTAGCCAAAAATCATCATCTATCGCCTATATCCATGCCTGATTTCCGTAAGTAGccaaaaatcatcatctccatagcgttatcctgttttcacagggttcacacataagtaatcaaaaaaatattgatttgaaatagatacttacctacattattcAAAAGACAAAAGAATCCTATTGCGTAGAATCAGACATATTCAAAGTCATTTgaaggataaacttgttgaagggcaATTTTACAATTATCTTTGACTCTACATCACTTCGCAaagtaagagccacgctcttgtcggtgtagcattctccatgctacttttttagaggaaaatatggcagtggtttctctcttgcgtTTCGcgccgcagtattctgtctaaCGCGAGTGCGTTGGCGCCCAAAATAGTCCATTTCAAAGCCGAACTAGGACTCTTATCCTccgtatcgaaatagtactgacagttactgctgctgaCTGTTAGGTTAAAGTAATACGATATTAACGATAAAAacgtcaaatatatttttatttacttcagGAACATTGGAATCAGACCAAGTGGCGAGTACACTATCTTGGAAATGGGCACCAAATTCTGTATCATGTACACCACGAGTCGCTACACTTCCTATTTTGCCTGTCTGGACATGTCTATTAAATAGAAATAGTGATACAATCACACCTAATAAAGGATGTCTCGGGCCTTTGGGGATAAAGAGCATTGTTTGTGAGGTGAGTGAAGATCTTCTTTGTTCTAATTTTCTTAATACTTAACTGtattaagaaaattattttactaGTAAGCTACGTTCCCACCAGACttgatatataattttattaattttaagcgaATATTGTATCACATTGAGCCACTGCCATACAGGGTGATCCCTAGTGCAGGGTTCGCTGTTAACAgtttaaattgtaccttgtttgattaataaataattttattattatagatgaAAGCAAACCAAATTTTTTCCAAATTGTACAAACTCCGTCACATTACGCGCCAAATTATTCCGATGAAgtcatcagattttttttttaaattgcaaaaaaaaaaaacaaccttttctattttatgataatgattgtaattccatatttaaaactgaaaattttgaCTGTATTTTGGTTCGCTGGAACATCATCATCTAGGTACCTAGCGCTAACTCGGTTTTCGCAGGGTCcgtacctgacctgaagatttgacagtttcaTTATTGTgcacaataagtcacaaatagttattagattttttattaaccTGTGAGAGGTATTTAGGTAAGACGCTGATATTTTGCAATACAATGTACAAGTACTATATACAAGACGAAGAAGATATACtctatttaaaatatctgtttTGTTTTACACCACAacgttggtaccgaggtactagcTTTCTCCTTTTATTGTCACTTTTATCTTCATGCAGGCTGCAGCTTTCAATGGGACTCACGtttatttctttactattaCATTTTTAAGGCTAACTCACTGCATTCTTCCACATCGTATGTACACGCTGGTAATTCACAGTTTTGTACGATTCGCAAGAATcttgatgtacatacatacatacatacatacataaactcacgcccgtaatccctaatggggtgggcagagccactagtaatcaaagacaacttgcagccactgttgatacgatgtcgtaagctggatatgatgaaccttatggtgataagggatcagcctatcgcccataacatgtcattagtccatcatgttagaggacacaatccctctgtcggtttttacgacatgcccgggaagacaagcagctgaacgttttctatgtttttatttgctcccagaacagcatagaagcaagatCTTGATGTACTTCAGCTTAAGTCTTTTTTTGCAAGGATGATGTAGGTGCCCCGGTTATGTCACGCCAACCTTATAGTTCATCATTCCGGCTGGTGGGAGTGGTAACAACGGCAAACTGTGACCACACTTCAGCACCATATTATACCAAAGTGGCGTACCATGCTGCTTGGATTTATGAGCAAATCCGGGATGACTGCCAGTGTTTCAGTATATAGAGCTACGTTTGAATCAATTCACAAATTAAAGACAAAATTTTCTAACAGCCGGCATTTTATTTAGTTCCTGaatatacctatttacataTTACTTATTAGGGCACAGTTAGGACAAGTGATTACTTAACTTAAGGCACTTAGATCGTActaatcattattttaacaCAATACAATTGGTGTCTAACTatagaaaacgtaataaaaaaaaatacataatttatttaaatctaactatttaaaattcataagctCTATCAAAAATCTTAATTGTACATACTGTACAGCCGAGTACAAAATATTGTTCTTTCTACGTTCACTTTCATAAAACTTTCGGAGATCATAATATTCGCCTAGAAAAACCATTGGGGTTATGAGTAGCAAATTAGCCAGAAGCGACTTTTCTGTTTGCGTTTGTGCTTGTTTCAATTTTGAAGACGTCTTTCTCATGGAAGAGTGGAAGACCCTCTTGCTGCAACACGGCGTCGGGAGGCAGGTAAGTGACGTTGTAGGACGGATTGAGGGGGTGAAGAGGACCCACAGCTGTCACCGCCTTCCGAGCCCCCTCATTCCCCAACTCATAGTGCGTCCCGTCGCCGCTGCGAAGGATTCTGTTCttcacctgaaataaaaaatgtatgagaCACCtttatctatcgtgtgggttatgtggcggataaccaacctcatcaaccctcgttaCAGGGTTAATTGAGCGGCTACAGGTAGAGAGAGACCTATGGCGGCAGAGGATAGAAGATGTCATGTATGACATCTTATTCACACTCACTGTGACTCATTGTAATGAGTCACCTGTTTTTGTATTAGATGTCATTTCTTTTTGCGTAGGACATGACATTTTTTAAATGCGTCAATGACCAAATTCAAAGAAGTTCAGTTTTGCGAATGACGCATTTATTAAATGTTAATAAGTAAGTCTAGTGCCAATGTTTAGTGCAATATTAATTATTCTCTGGCAATTTACAGGTCGACGAACggaattgattttattttcttacactTTTAACGACATGACGTCTATAGGCCATGTGTTGATTTAGGTGTCATATGAGTACCTACTGTTTGGAATGAACAGTCTGTGTTCTTGAAAGTGGTCTTCTAGTGTACTCTATAAATTAACATTCCAGATCTCTATTTTACTAATAAACGCAGAGTGATCGCAGTTAATGTAGATTATATCTATCAATAATAGATTCATAGACACCAGGTTTGAAGCAAACTTTAACCAGTTCCTTTTAATGTCACCCGGAACTGTAGCATCTTAGCATAATGTATATAAGTAAAGCAAGAAGaaattagtaagtaaatataccGTACCAACTCAGGTGAAGCAGTTTTCAAATCGTAAGCTAGTCCGGTCTTCTCGAAGAACTTGATGAAATCAGCGGATAAATTGAAGAGCTCTGACAGCTCAGCCGCCTTGTAGTCCCAGGGGAAGGCGTGGTGGTAGTTGTGCCAGCCCTCACCCAGGCTCAGCCACGACACGAACCAGGATTCCACGGGCTGCAGGCTCctagaataaaataattgctaAAGTATAGAAAGTCTCGAACATCGTTGAGCAGTAGTTTGTCCACCAATATCTTATAAAACACATAGGGCCTTCTTAACACAAtgtgaataaaaaaacacaaaaaatatcaattttaaaatcaaacgtGTTCATTCGAAAAGACTGATATTCAATATTTTCAAATCCAAACGTTTATAATAAATCATGAACGAAGAGCAGACTTTATAACTGTCCAAAGAAAGTTATTAACTTATCATAAGGCCGAGTGCCGTAGAGATGGGCGGCGCTGTTAACGAGCCAGGTTCCGTTGAGCTGGAAGACGTAGCGGAAGACGTAACTAACTAGGAAGCTGTTCCACCAGGAGTCTCCGAAGAAGTGCACCGGCACCCACACGGGGATCAGGATCGCCAGGAGTAAGTACAGGTAATAGTAGTATCTGAGGGCGAAAGAACAGTTCA contains:
- the LOC126370412 gene encoding CLIP domain-containing serine protease B9-like, producing the protein MFPLSLLFGFYFVQFSSAFFGTGGIFGHVLRYQKLCLCRCGVSGVTQFPDSFSNVRLLDGQSVSPHQFPWLASIKIDNRTIAGALISDKHVLTAASPLYGIPPNRVSVTLGLHDGCTRNPALSSSIETVILHSAYVSGYSYNDIALLRLRHVVPFSQFISPICMPDFRTLESDQVASTLSWKWAPNSVSCTPRVATLPILPVWTCLLNRNSDTITPNKGCLGPLGIKSIVCEDDVGAPVMSRQPYSSSFRLVGVVTTANCDHTSAPYYTKVAYHAAWIYEQIRDDCQCFSI
- the LOC126370086 gene encoding acyl-CoA Delta-9 desaturase-like, giving the protein MTASEFGYPKTNGFSESKTEKNKIWKEDSVINAKLIGTDYSYKHQVVWKNAIGFLILHILALWGLGILLTGGVTLKTFLWSVFVAFISTEGVTIGAHRFYTHKSFKATSFLRAVFLLAQTIAGQNSMFIWCRDHRLHHRYSDTDADPHNSKRGFFFCHIGWLMTKKHPYVIELGRRIDMSDLAADWMVMFQKKYYYYLYLLLAILIPVWVPVHFFGDSWWNSFLVSYVFRYVFQLNGTWLVNSAAHLYGTRPYDKSLQPVESWFVSWLSLGEGWHNYHHAFPWDYKAAELSELFNLSADFIKFFEKTGLAYDLKTASPELVKNRILRSGDGTHYELGNEGARKAVTAVGPLHPLNPSYNVTYLPPDAVLQQEGLPLFHEKDVFKIETSTNANRKVASG